One window of the Rosa rugosa chromosome 3, drRosRugo1.1, whole genome shotgun sequence genome contains the following:
- the LOC133735981 gene encoding early light-induced protein 2, chloroplastic-like isoform X2, with protein sequence MAATTAMQSVLGSSIAYGAAGNNRSLNLWSTVPASYAVSSYLRDGQKKQPTTVTKASKDPQPAASPPSPKFSDVFSFSGPAPGRINGRLAMVGFVAALAVELSKGQDVFAQISNGPGVPLFISTSILLSVAYLVPLLKGVTVESKSDGIMTSDAELWNGRLAMLGHVVLAFTDYVTGSTLV encoded by the exons ATGGCTGCAACAACTGCTATGCAATCAGTCCTTGGAAGCTCCATCGCCTACGGAGCTGCAGGCAACAACAGATCACTGAACCTGTGGAGTACCGTTCCGGCTAGTTATGCAGTTTCGAGCTATCTCAGG GATGGTCAAAAGAAGCAACCAACAACTGTAACAAAAGCCTCAAAGGATCCCCAGCCTGCAGCTTCTCCACCATCTCCCAAGTTTTCAGACGTGTTTTCATTCAGTGGACCAGCACCGGGGAGAATCAACGGCAGGCTGGCAATGGTAGGCTTCGTTGCTGCTCTGGCTGTCGAACTATCAAAGGGGCAAGATGTGTTCGCTCAGATATCCAACGGCCCCGGAGTACCTTTGTTCATCAGCACAAGTATTTTGCTATCAGTGGCATACTTGGTTCCTCTATTGAAAGGAGTGACCGTGGAGTCCAAATCAGACGGGATCATGACCTCAGATGCAGAGCTCTGGAATGGAAGGTTGGCCATGTTGGGTCATGTAGTTTTGGCCTTCACCGATTACGTGACTGGCAGTACCCTAGTGTAG
- the LOC133735981 gene encoding early light-induced protein 1, chloroplastic-like isoform X1, with protein MAATTAMQSVLGSSIAYGAAGNNRSLNLWSTVPASYAVSSYLRVRSMAEDGQKKQPTTVTKASKDPQPAASPPSPKFSDVFSFSGPAPGRINGRLAMVGFVAALAVELSKGQDVFAQISNGPGVPLFISTSILLSVAYLVPLLKGVTVESKSDGIMTSDAELWNGRLAMLGHVVLAFTDYVTGSTLV; from the exons ATGGCTGCAACAACTGCTATGCAATCAGTCCTTGGAAGCTCCATCGCCTACGGAGCTGCAGGCAACAACAGATCACTGAACCTGTGGAGTACCGTTCCGGCTAGTTATGCAGTTTCGAGCTATCTCAGGGTTCGCTCAATGGCCGAG GATGGTCAAAAGAAGCAACCAACAACTGTAACAAAAGCCTCAAAGGATCCCCAGCCTGCAGCTTCTCCACCATCTCCCAAGTTTTCAGACGTGTTTTCATTCAGTGGACCAGCACCGGGGAGAATCAACGGCAGGCTGGCAATGGTAGGCTTCGTTGCTGCTCTGGCTGTCGAACTATCAAAGGGGCAAGATGTGTTCGCTCAGATATCCAACGGCCCCGGAGTACCTTTGTTCATCAGCACAAGTATTTTGCTATCAGTGGCATACTTGGTTCCTCTATTGAAAGGAGTGACCGTGGAGTCCAAATCAGACGGGATCATGACCTCAGATGCAGAGCTCTGGAATGGAAGGTTGGCCATGTTGGGTCATGTAGTTTTGGCCTTCACCGATTACGTGACTGGCAGTACCCTAGTGTAG
- the LOC133735976 gene encoding xyloglucan galactosyltransferase MUR3: MRRRSPTNFPSEQMEKGTGKNQNSKICFLASLSVFFWMLLLYFHFIVLGGSTVEQAVKLQNGPMYSELQPVLVTSPPRVENLNAESEHPPVTYPPPYTEPKPTPVTSDPEMEKLNTESKPAIVPVTRKIGPPSETTQSREAEKYPFMRALRTVENKSDPCGGRYIYVHDLPPRFNEDMLKECRSLSLWTNMCKFTTNAGLGPPLENVEGVFENTSWYATNQFAVDVIFSNRMKQYECLTNDSSLAAAVFVPFYAGFDIARYLWGGFNISRRDAASLDLVDWLMKRPEWSVMGGKDHFLVAGRITWDFRRLTENEEDWGNKLLFLPAAKNMSMLVVESSPWNANDFGIPYPTYFHPAKDADVLIWQDRMRNLERKWLFSFAGAPRPGNAKSIRGQIIDQCKSSKVGKLLECDFGESKCHSPSSIMQMFQSSLFCLQPQGDSYTRRSAFDSMLAGCIPVFFHPGSAYAQYTWHLPRDYTTYSVFIPENDIRKKNISIEDRLSQIPPEKVKAMREEVINLIPRLVYADPRSKLETFKDAFDVSVQAIIDKVTRARRDMVEGRTDDNFIEEISWKYALLEEGQREVGPHEWDPFFAKQKDGNGDSGEAAKNSWENEQRQHS, encoded by the coding sequence ATGAGGCGGCGGTCGCCGACGAACTTCCCGTCGGAGCAAATGGAGAAGGGGACGGGGAAGAATCAGAATAGCAAGATTTGTTTCTTGGCGTCATTGTCGGTTTTCTTCTGGATGCTCTTGttgtattttcattttattgtgCTGGGTGGTAGCACTGTGGAGCAAGCTGTCAAATTACAGAATGGTCCTATGTATTCCGAGTTGCAGCCTGTCCTTGTGACCAGTCCTCCTCGGGTGGAGAATCTAAACGCCGAATCGGAGCATCCCCCTGTGACTTATCCTCCCCCATACACTGAACCGAAGCCTACTCCTGTGACCAGTGATCCTGAGATGGAGAAGCTAAACACTGAATCAAAGCCCGCCATTGTACCTGTTACTCGTAAAATTGGGCCCCCTTCGGAGACAACTCAGAGTCGAGAGGCTGAGAAGTATCCGTTTATGAGGGCGCTGAGAACCGTGGAGAACAAGAGTGATCCGTGTGGCGGGAGGTACATTTATGTTCATGACCTTCCGCCGAGGTTTAATGAGGATATGCTCAAGGAGTGTAGGAGTTTGAGCCTGTGGACTAATATGTGTAAGTTCACAACCAATGCTGGCCTTGGTCCTCCGCTTGAGAATGTTGAGGGGGTGTTTGAGAATACGAGCTGGTATGCGACGAACCAGTTTGCTGTGGATGTCATATTCAGCAATCGGATGAAGCAATATGAGTGCTTGACAAATGACTCATCTCTGGCGGCGGCTGTCTTTGTTCCCTTTTATGCTGGCTTTGATATTGCCCGGTATCTTTGGGGTGGATTCAATATATCAAGGAGGGATGCAGCTTCACTGGATCTGGTTGATTGGCTTATGAAGAGGCCAGAATGGAGCGTTATGGGTGGCAAAGATCATTTTCTTGTTGCAGGCAGGATTACATGGGATTTCCGGAGACTTACAGAAAATGAAGAGGATTGGGGCAATAAGCTTCTCTTTTTGCCGGCTGCTAAAAATATGTCAATGCTTGTGGTGGAATCAAGCCCATGGAATGCCAATGATTTTGGTATTCCGTATCCCACATACTTCCATCCAGCAAAGGATGCTGATGTATTAATTTGGCAGGACCGCATGAGAAACTTAGAGCGTAAATGGCTCTTCTCATTTGCTGGTGCCCCACGTCCTGGCAATGCCAAGTCGATTAGAGGGCAGATTATTGATCAATGCAAGAGCTCAAAGGTTGGTAAGCTGTTGgaatgtgattttggtgaaaGCAAGTGTCATTCGCCAAGCAGTATCATGCAGATGTTTCAGAGCTCCCTTTTCTGCCTGCAACCTCAGGGTGATTCATACACACGAAGATCTGCTTTTGATTCGATGTTGGCTGGTTGCATACCTGTCTTCTTCCATCCGGGGTCAGCATACGCGCAATATACTTGGCATCTTCCAAGAGATTATACAACATATTCAGTGTTCATCCCGGAGAATGATATTCGTAAGAAGAATATTAGCATAGAGGACAGGCTTAGTCAAATTCCTCCTGAGAAGGTCAAGGCCATGAGGGAGGAAGTTATAAACCTTATTCCTAGGCTGGTATATGCGGATCCCCGCTCTAAGTTGGAGACTTTCAAAGATGCATTTGATGTTTCTGTACAAGCAATAATCGACAAGGTTACAAGGGCAAGGAGGGACATGGTTGAAGGCCGTACAGATGATAACTTTATTGAGGAGATTAGTTGGAAGTATGCTTTGTTGGAGGAGGGACAGCGTGAGGTTGGACCTCATGAATGGGATCCTTTCTTTGCAAAGCAGAAGGATGGCAATGGTGATTCTGGTGAAGCTGCAAAAAATTCTTGGGAGAATGAACAGCGACAACACTCATGA